In Candidatus Omnitrophota bacterium, a genomic segment contains:
- a CDS encoding glycosyl hydrolase: protein MKNDSTITAANLFSKVENLFALSSKKILSIEETWNPAQGSPVFTVQGKYAARGWTEWTQGFQYGCALLQFDAVGDERFLEIGRSNAIERMTPHLTHIGVHDHGFNNISTYGHLRRLMNEGRIPENLWERRYYELALKVSGAVQACRWSATADGLGYIYSFNGPHSLFVDTIRSLRIVGLSHKLGHVLMGENDRPISLLQRLIHHALATARYNIYYGQGRDAYDVRGRTVHEAIFNRNDGRFRCPSSQQGFSPFTTWTRGLAWAMLGFAEQLEFLETLADEEFAPWGGKNAILSELLEAACAASDFYIENTPLDGIPYWDSGAPGLARLGDYLNRSADPFNEYEPVDSSAAAIAAQGLIRLGNYLISNNAESDGQRFRRAGFAIAAALFDAPYLSVNEIHQGLILHSVYHRPNGWDYIPPGASIPYGESSMWGDYHAMELAVLILREAKGEIYPTFFS from the coding sequence ATGAAGAACGATTCCACTATAACCGCCGCCAATCTGTTTTCTAAAGTAGAGAACCTCTTTGCACTGTCCAGCAAAAAGATTCTCTCCATTGAAGAAACCTGGAATCCCGCTCAGGGTTCGCCTGTTTTCACCGTTCAAGGAAAATACGCGGCGCGCGGTTGGACGGAGTGGACGCAGGGTTTTCAATACGGCTGCGCGCTGCTGCAATTCGACGCCGTAGGCGATGAGCGATTTCTTGAGATTGGCCGCTCCAACGCTATCGAACGCATGACGCCCCATCTTACGCACATCGGCGTTCACGATCACGGCTTCAACAATATCTCCACCTACGGCCATCTGCGCCGCTTGATGAACGAAGGACGTATTCCCGAAAATCTTTGGGAGCGCCGTTATTACGAACTGGCTCTCAAGGTTTCCGGCGCCGTCCAAGCTTGCCGCTGGTCGGCGACGGCGGATGGCTTGGGCTATATCTATTCTTTCAATGGCCCGCATTCTTTGTTTGTGGATACGATTCGTTCTTTGCGCATTGTCGGCTTGTCTCATAAATTGGGGCATGTTCTGATGGGGGAGAACGATCGGCCCATCTCGCTTCTGCAACGGCTGATTCACCACGCTCTCGCCACGGCGCGTTACAATATCTATTATGGCCAAGGCCGCGACGCTTATGACGTACGCGGACGAACGGTTCACGAAGCGATCTTCAATCGCAACGACGGGCGCTTCCGCTGTCCCAGCTCGCAGCAAGGCTTCTCTCCCTTCACTACTTGGACGCGCGGCCTCGCCTGGGCGATGCTGGGATTCGCCGAACAGTTGGAATTTCTAGAAACGCTGGCGGATGAGGAATTCGCGCCGTGGGGAGGCAAGAACGCTATTTTGAGCGAGTTGCTCGAAGCCGCCTGCGCCGCATCCGATTTTTACATCGAGAATACGCCTCTGGACGGTATTCCCTATTGGGACAGCGGCGCGCCGGGATTGGCGCGTCTCGGCGATTATCTCAACCGCTCCGCCGATCCCTTTAACGAATATGAGCCGGTCGATAGTTCCGCCGCCGCCATCGCGGCGCAGGGATTGATTCGCCTGGGCAATTATCTCATTTCAAACAACGCCGAATCTGATGGACAGCGCTTTCGTCGAGCAGGCTTCGCCATAGCGGCGGCGCTTTTCGATGCGCCCTATCTTTCCGTGAACGAAATTCATCAAGGATTGATTCTTCATTCCGTTTATCACCGTCCCAACGGCTGGGATTATATTCCTCCCGGCGCTAGCATTCCTTATGGCGAGTCCAGCATGTGGGGCGATTATCACGCGATGGAATTGGCCGTCCTCATTCTGCGAGAAGCGAAAGGCGAAATATATCCGACATTCTTTTCATGA